In Aggregatibacter sp. 2125159857, one DNA window encodes the following:
- a CDS encoding acylphosphatase, translating into MIKKRFRIYGHVQGVGFRYFTWQYALKIGVTGFVRNLADGSVEVIAAGSESQIDALDAWLQHGPRTASVNQVLVEDYLGDNTWTTFQVQHDTI; encoded by the coding sequence ATGATCAAAAAACGCTTTCGTATTTACGGTCATGTACAAGGCGTTGGATTCCGTTATTTTACTTGGCAATATGCGCTGAAAATCGGCGTAACGGGATTTGTGCGTAATCTTGCCGACGGTTCTGTGGAAGTTATCGCCGCCGGTTCAGAAAGTCAAATTGACGCATTAGATGCTTGGTTACAACATGGTCCTCGTACGGCTAGTGTAAATCAAGTGCTTGTCGAAGATTATCTTGGTGACAACACATGGACAACCTTTCAAGTTCAACACGACACGATTTGA